In the Chlorobium limicola DSM 245 genome, one interval contains:
- a CDS encoding class I SAM-dependent methyltransferase has product MRNPWLDIPLADYESHMSMPAIDQADMLAAQFSDALLRFSPEAVAVIGCAGGNGFDKIDPAVTRRVVGVDINPGYIVAASSRFEGSVPGLEFHVADIQSDPLAFEPVDLVYAALVFEYVSLPESLGRLSGACRPGGRLVTVLQMPSQDIHAVSPSPYRSIQALVPCMRLVSPEEFAGRAATAGFLLESGKTLALGSGKQFAVQMYRRADG; this is encoded by the coding sequence ATGCGTAACCCGTGGCTGGATATTCCTCTTGCGGACTATGAATCCCATATGTCGATGCCGGCTATCGATCAGGCAGACATGCTGGCAGCTCAATTCTCGGATGCCTTGCTCCGGTTTTCGCCGGAGGCAGTAGCCGTAATAGGTTGTGCCGGCGGCAATGGCTTTGACAAGATCGATCCTGCCGTAACGAGGCGCGTTGTTGGCGTGGACATCAATCCAGGCTATATCGTTGCTGCATCATCCCGCTTTGAGGGAAGTGTTCCAGGGCTCGAATTTCATGTTGCCGATATTCAGTCCGACCCGCTTGCCTTTGAGCCGGTCGATCTTGTCTATGCAGCTCTGGTATTCGAGTATGTGTCGCTTCCCGAGTCTCTCGGTCGGTTATCGGGAGCGTGTCGTCCGGGAGGTCGCCTGGTGACGGTGCTTCAGATGCCTTCGCAGGATATACATGCCGTATCGCCATCGCCGTATCGGAGCATTCAGGCGCTTGTGCCGTGTATGCGTCTTGTTTCCCCGGAGGAGTTTGCCGGGCGTGCGGCAACCGCTGGTTTTTTGCTGGAGTCCGGGAAAACGCTGGCACTCGGATCAGGAAA
- a CDS encoding alpha/beta hydrolase family esterase, with amino-acid sequence MLPVFTVFAKEQAAVTELTVEGERREAMIVPPAKRTEKPVPVILVFHGHGGTIESVERYDFQKYWPEAVIVYPQGLPTVTGRDPEGKQPGWQQKVAASNDRDIKFVDAILRHLRERFRVDDARVFATGHSNGGVFTYLLGMVRSKVFAAIAPSAAVAGGLWADNDAKPIPVMHIAGRNDNVVPFENQQKTLEAVCRRNACETKGIPWATAGDLTGTLYPSKAGASVVSVVHPGSHKYPENAIELIVRFFKERVSAG; translated from the coding sequence ATGCTACCGGTTTTTACGGTTTTCGCAAAAGAACAAGCGGCCGTAACTGAGTTGACGGTGGAGGGCGAGAGACGCGAAGCCATGATTGTTCCTCCCGCGAAGAGGACTGAAAAGCCTGTTCCGGTGATTCTCGTGTTTCACGGTCACGGGGGCACAATAGAGAGCGTGGAACGATATGATTTCCAGAAATACTGGCCGGAGGCCGTCATTGTTTACCCTCAGGGGTTGCCGACAGTCACGGGGCGTGATCCTGAAGGCAAACAGCCAGGATGGCAACAGAAGGTCGCCGCCAGCAACGACCGGGATATCAAGTTCGTCGATGCGATACTGAGGCATTTGCGTGAAAGGTTCAGGGTTGACGATGCGCGGGTGTTCGCAACCGGACATTCCAACGGCGGCGTGTTTACCTACCTGTTGGGCATGGTGCGCTCAAAGGTTTTCGCGGCTATCGCGCCATCGGCGGCTGTTGCCGGCGGGCTTTGGGCGGACAACGATGCGAAGCCGATACCGGTCATGCACATAGCCGGCAGGAACGACAACGTGGTGCCGTTCGAGAACCAGCAAAAGACGCTTGAAGCGGTTTGCAGGAGGAACGCATGCGAGACCAAGGGCATTCCCTGGGCGACGGCAGGCGACCTGACAGGCACCTTGTATCCGTCGAAGGCAGGAGCTTCCGTTGTTTCGGTTGTGCATCCCGGATCCCACAAGTATCCGGAAAACGCCATTGAACTGATCGTTCGTTTCTTCAAGGAGCGGGTAAGCGCCGGGTAA
- a CDS encoding PaaI family thioesterase, producing the protein MNDEYIKNVKNDRFAQLLGIEIVEAYPGYALVELAIGEKHKNGIDIVQGGVIFTLADYAFAVACNADGSTTVGINASISYFNAPQGAYIRAEAKEESKQKKICGYKVAIKDEDGTLIASFSGLGYRKKTQETEPVSMI; encoded by the coding sequence ATGAATGACGAGTATATTAAAAATGTGAAAAACGACAGGTTTGCACAACTGTTGGGTATAGAGATCGTTGAAGCGTATCCTGGATATGCGCTGGTTGAGTTGGCAATAGGGGAAAAACATAAAAACGGGATAGATATAGTTCAGGGCGGTGTGATATTTACGCTCGCCGATTATGCGTTTGCCGTGGCGTGTAATGCCGACGGAAGTACTACGGTAGGAATAAATGCTTCGATTTCTTACTTCAATGCGCCACAAGGAGCTTATATCAGAGCGGAAGCGAAAGAGGAGAGCAAGCAGAAAAAGATATGCGGGTATAAGGTGGCAATAAAAGATGAAGACGGGACGCTGATTGCGTCGTTCTCGGGTTTAGGATACAGGAAGAAAACTCAGGAAACCGAACCGGTGTCAATGATATAA
- a CDS encoding N-acetylmuramidase domain-containing protein, which translates to MKDIIKLAQELLRRCGLYSGVIDGIAGPETLKAVISAIGKKYELTSSPKRTEQYLVMFLQDYALSCGIDPGPVDGWYGQKTAAAVRQIRQNMGEQEHDDTDKLLDEADFDKAAAMSGIEKALIKTVTAVESRGRGFLANGEPVLLFEGHVFWKHLQQKGINPVDAARRLPEGVLYPSWRSKWYVGGEGEYKRLEAAKKIDEEAALKSASYGLFQLMGFNHKSCGYADVRSFFEDMRRHERHQLIAAMRFLQATLLDKPLKMHDWVKFAKGYNGSGFAKNSYHIKLEKAYQRYAQ; encoded by the coding sequence ATGAAAGACATCATCAAACTCGCTCAGGAACTTCTGCGCCGGTGTGGACTGTATTCAGGCGTTATTGACGGCATTGCTGGACCTGAAACGCTCAAGGCGGTTATCTCTGCCATAGGCAAGAAGTATGAACTGACATCTTCGCCAAAGCGTACGGAACAGTATTTGGTGATGTTCCTGCAGGACTACGCTTTGTCCTGTGGTATCGATCCCGGACCCGTTGATGGCTGGTATGGACAAAAAACTGCAGCCGCTGTCAGGCAGATCCGCCAGAACATGGGCGAACAGGAACATGACGATACCGACAAACTGCTTGATGAAGCAGATTTTGACAAGGCAGCAGCGATGTCCGGGATCGAAAAGGCTCTCATCAAGACGGTAACTGCCGTAGAGTCGAGAGGGCGCGGGTTCCTTGCAAACGGAGAGCCTGTTCTTCTTTTCGAGGGCCATGTTTTCTGGAAACATTTGCAGCAAAAAGGAATCAACCCCGTCGATGCAGCCAGGCGATTGCCTGAGGGTGTGCTCTATCCGTCATGGAGGAGCAAATGGTATGTTGGCGGAGAAGGGGAATACAAGAGACTGGAGGCCGCGAAGAAGATAGATGAGGAAGCTGCCCTTAAATCTGCTTCGTATGGCCTGTTTCAGCTCATGGGTTTCAATCATAAGAGTTGCGGTTATGCCGATGTTCGTTCGTTCTTCGAAGATATGCGTCGGCATGAGCGACATCAGCTTATCGCGGCTATGCGTTTTCTGCAGGCTACCCTGCTTGACAAGCCGCTTAAAATGCATGATTGGGTGAAGTTCGCCAAAGGGTACAATGGTTCCGGTTTTGCGAAAAACAGCTATCACATCAAACTTGAAAAGGCCTATCAAAGGTACGCACAATAA
- a CDS encoding toll/interleukin-1 receptor domain-containing protein has protein sequence MFDRVFISYASEDLQYAFKLYDFLAENYFRPLMDKLNLLPGQNWDFIMNKDGTLFIICMRGNGVHRLLRVLMGKVT, from the coding sequence ATGTTTGATAGAGTATTCATAAGCTATGCATCAGAAGACTTGCAGTATGCATTTAAATTATATGATTTTCTCGCTGAGAATTACTTCAGACCATTGATGGATAAATTAAATTTACTTCCGGGACAAAATTGGGATTTCATCATGAACAAAGACGGGACGCTCTTTATTATTTGTATGCGAGGAAATGGGGTGCATCGTTTGCTTCGAGTGCTTATGGGGAAGGTTACTTGA
- a CDS encoding STAS-like domain-containing protein: protein MRARTTEIRTYMLTACRKKSLNVAADTARHFKISRQAASRHLHALEEAGFVRSEGTKNVKKSTLIPLKQTSRTFRLAGLKEDVVWLESIAPLIADLPDNVREMWQYGATEMINNAIDHSEGLTLAIHFSGNAIDCELTITDDGEGIFHRIQRLTGLYDARESILELAKGKLTTDPQNHSGEGIFFTSRAFDSFAIISGNLCFTHQSKKDDWLIDIDSDTPGTSIYLRLSNTSPRTMKEIYDEYAEPDEYAFNKTRVPVKLARYEGEKLVSRSQAKRLVSRFEKFSTVILDFEDVEEIGQAFADEIFRVFASNHPEVKLITAHVTDAVNKMILRALAVK from the coding sequence ATGAGAGCAAGAACAACAGAAATAAGAACCTATATGCTGACAGCATGCAGGAAGAAGTCGCTCAATGTCGCTGCGGATACTGCAAGGCATTTCAAAATCTCCCGACAGGCTGCTTCACGGCACCTGCATGCACTCGAAGAAGCGGGGTTCGTCAGATCGGAAGGGACAAAAAACGTCAAAAAATCGACACTTATCCCTCTTAAGCAAACATCCCGGACATTCCGGTTGGCTGGCCTGAAAGAGGATGTTGTTTGGCTTGAATCGATAGCCCCCCTGATTGCCGATTTGCCGGATAATGTCCGTGAAATGTGGCAGTACGGTGCGACAGAAATGATCAATAACGCTATTGATCACTCTGAGGGACTTACCCTTGCAATTCACTTTTCAGGAAACGCAATAGACTGCGAACTGACGATTACTGACGATGGCGAAGGCATCTTCCACCGTATTCAACGATTGACCGGCCTGTATGATGCCAGGGAATCAATCCTTGAGCTTGCCAAGGGCAAGCTGACAACCGACCCGCAGAACCATTCCGGCGAAGGTATATTTTTTACATCGAGGGCATTCGACAGCTTCGCTATCATCTCAGGAAATCTCTGCTTCACCCACCAGTCAAAAAAAGATGACTGGCTGATCGATATCGACTCCGATACACCGGGCACAAGCATTTATCTCAGATTGAGCAACACCAGCCCTCGAACCATGAAGGAAATCTATGACGAGTATGCCGAGCCGGACGAGTATGCCTTTAACAAAACAAGAGTTCCGGTAAAGCTGGCCCGATATGAGGGAGAAAAGCTCGTATCCCGATCGCAGGCAAAGAGGCTTGTATCGCGCTTCGAGAAATTCTCAACCGTCATCCTTGATTTTGAAGACGTCGAAGAAATCGGACAAGCATTTGCAGACGAAATCTTCAGAGTATTTGCATCGAACCATCCGGAAGTGAAACTCATTACCGCTCATGTAACGGACGCCGTAAACAAAATGATCCTGAGAGCTCTGGCTGTCAAGTAA
- a CDS encoding SEC-C domain-containing protein translates to MINRNNYHALPCPCGSGKPFDECCFRPNNKKTGNPMDEVMHALHEAQQGREFSSIEDANRFMQEFMIRQNTAPRDAFAGLSPTEMRSILATPFDAAAIVTFADVLSQDPVSPVTTIFKALADAIGEKGLKPTATGNLPRNTVREISRAINGTDTFGTKNTQYLIQKETDYFDLHITRLIAGLAGLIRKYKGRFMLTKKCRALLDRHGIGGIWPELFRAYAEKYNWAYSDGYGELYFMQRSFLYTLYLLHRFGSEERDGLFYANAFLTAFPAFLDEIPPRYSTSPDEIAISSYLHRTIDRFAGFFGLAHVEKTEWKFSVDRIYKVRALPLLEDAIRFHVP, encoded by the coding sequence ATGATCAACAGAAATAATTATCACGCCCTTCCCTGCCCCTGCGGCAGCGGAAAACCGTTTGACGAATGCTGCTTCAGACCGAACAATAAGAAAACCGGTAATCCAATGGATGAGGTGATGCACGCTCTCCATGAGGCCCAACAAGGCCGGGAGTTCAGCTCCATCGAGGATGCCAATCGGTTTATGCAAGAATTCATGATCCGGCAGAATACAGCGCCACGCGATGCATTCGCAGGATTGTCGCCAACAGAGATGCGCAGTATCCTCGCGACCCCTTTTGATGCCGCTGCTATCGTAACCTTTGCCGATGTTCTTTCGCAAGACCCGGTCTCTCCCGTAACCACAATTTTCAAAGCGCTTGCGGACGCGATCGGCGAAAAGGGGCTCAAGCCAACCGCTACAGGCAATCTGCCAAGAAATACCGTTCGCGAAATTTCAAGAGCAATCAACGGCACCGATACTTTCGGAACCAAAAACACGCAATACCTGATACAGAAAGAGACCGATTATTTCGATCTGCACATAACACGACTTATTGCAGGTCTTGCCGGCCTCATCAGAAAATACAAGGGCCGGTTTATGCTGACGAAAAAGTGCCGGGCTCTCCTTGACAGACATGGTATTGGCGGAATCTGGCCGGAGCTTTTCAGGGCTTATGCAGAAAAATATAACTGGGCCTATAGTGACGGGTACGGTGAACTATATTTCATGCAGCGTTCGTTTCTCTATACACTCTACCTGCTGCACCGGTTCGGCTCGGAAGAACGTGACGGTCTGTTCTATGCAAACGCATTTCTCACGGCCTTTCCGGCATTTCTTGATGAGATTCCTCCGCGGTACTCCACGAGTCCGGATGAGATCGCAATATCATCGTATCTGCACCGAACCATTGACCGGTTCGCAGGATTCTTCGGACTTGCTCATGTCGAGAAAACTGAATGGAAGTTTAGCGTCGATAGAATTTACAAGGTTCGGGCCCTGCCGCTCCTGGAAGATGCGATACGGTTTCATGTCCCATAA